In Candidatus Thermoplasmatota archaeon, the genomic stretch GGAATGTGGTAATGAAGAAAATATTGGAGTTGAATGTTTTGCAGTTGATGGCAATTTGGAGCCAAATACAACTGAGGAGGAGAATGTACTTTTTAAAGCTGTAAAAGAATTCTCGAAGATTCCAGAGCTGGGTAAATCTGATATCGGACATTTGTTTATTGGCAGTTATCTTATTATCAGTATCCCAACATGCAGTAAATGCGGTTCGCACAGAATATTTTCAGATTTTTAATGGTGATTCAATGGTTGATAAAAATAAAATTAAAATGGAGCTAAAATACAAAAAAGATGTAGATGAGTGGTGGGATGAATTTAACGACGTCAGGGACATATCTGGAAGGGTGAAGAAGATAAAGGAAATATGTGCTTTGAACAAGCCAATTGAGTTTTATGAAATTGGAGATTGACACGGCTATCTTTTTATTGCTTCATCCAGCCTTTTCATCATGAATTCTTTGCCCAACGAATGGATGAAATAGCCCGCTCTCGGTCCTTTATTCTGCCCAAGAATTATTTGGTATAGGTATTGAAATGCATCTCCCGCAGGCATCCCTTCTTCCTCTGCAGCCTCGTAAATTGCTTTATGAATTTCTTCCGCATTCCATTCTACCCCCTCAAATTTTTTTCTTAGCCTACTGAAAAATTTTTTTTCTCCTGTTACCTCAATCTCCGGCAATTCCTTTCTCACTTCAAATTTTACCTGCTCCGGAGCAAAATTATCCAGCCAGTATCGAACTTTCTCAAGCCGATCCATCAATCTCTTTTCCTCGTATTCGTCAAGCCTGCCTATCTCCCCATTCCTCTTCAATATGTCATGCACTCCTTTCCAGTCCTTAGCTATCTGCACAAGCGTGACGAGATGACGGTATGGCACCTGCTGAGGCATTTTATCATGTGCTTTTGGATAAGGCTGTGAAAGCCGGTATATTCTTTCGACATCCTTTATCCCCGTCTTTATTCCCTCTTCTCCGAAAACAATTCTCTCATATTTATCGTATTCATCGACAAGGTCGAGCAGACCTAATCTAGAGTCAAATTCGATATGACGGGACGGTTCGTACTTCATGAGCAAAAATCGCAGCACTTCCGGTGGGGTCATTTTAAGCATCTTTTCCGCTGCAATAGCCGTGCCAGTAGAACCGTGCATAGCCCCCTTTCCTTTTAAATGGATAAATTCATATACAAAAGGCATCGGGTGCGGGTAGTTGTACACTTTTTCGGCTATAACTCTGCCGGTATCCCACGAGCCGCCTGCAGCAGCATGATCTTTTCCAAAAGCCTCGAATGTAACACCAAAAATTTTCCAGCGGGCTGGCCAATCAACTCTCCATGGCAATTTTCCCGTCCCACCCATCCTTATGTCTGCTTTTCCTTCATTACCGCACAGGCATTTATAATAAACAAATGGATATTCATAGGAAATGACATTGCCGGTTAACCTGCTGCATTTTTCGCACCTGGCATTCAAAGGCATCCATTTTTCTGGCAAATCCCTTTTTGCAACACTTGTCAGTATCTCGCGTATTTTATCTGCGTTATTCAGAGCAACTTTTATCCCTTCATTGTATCTCCCATTGCGATAGAGTTCATGTGCCAGATATACTTTTGGTTTTATTCCCAATTCTTTCAATGATTCCAGAAACGGGGAGAGAAAATGCTGTGCGTAATTCTCATGACTGCCGCACGGGCACGGAATTTCTGACAGCGGCTTTCCCACATATTTCTCGTATGAAGCCGGTAAAAAAGGGTATACTTTGCGGAGTGAGTCAAACGTGTCGCCGATGTATATGAGTTTGGCATCTCCTCCTTTATCGATTAAAGCCCTGTAAATTGCTTCAGTGGTAAGCACTTCCCTCATATTGCCTATGTGGATAGGCCCAGAAGGAGTTATGGCAGTTGCAAGAACATGCTTTTTGCCCTTCCCCAGCAATTTTTCA encodes the following:
- the lysS gene encoding lysine--tRNA ligase, yielding MHWADVVAEKLLGKGKKHVLATAITPSGPIHIGNMREVLTTEAIYRALIDKGGDAKLIYIGDTFDSLRKVYPFLPASYEKYVGKPLSEIPCPCGSHENYAQHFLSPFLESLKELGIKPKVYLAHELYRNGRYNEGIKVALNNADKIREILTSVAKRDLPEKWMPLNARCEKCSRLTGNVISYEYPFVYYKCLCGNEGKADIRMGGTGKLPWRVDWPARWKIFGVTFEAFGKDHAAAGGSWDTGRVIAEKVYNYPHPMPFVYEFIHLKGKGAMHGSTGTAIAAEKMLKMTPPEVLRFLLMKYEPSRHIEFDSRLGLLDLVDEYDKYERIVFGEEGIKTGIKDVERIYRLSQPYPKAHDKMPQQVPYRHLVTLVQIAKDWKGVHDILKRNGEIGRLDEYEEKRLMDRLEKVRYWLDNFAPEQVKFEVRKELPEIEVTGEKKFFSRLRKKFEGVEWNAEEIHKAIYEAAEEEGMPAGDAFQYLYQIILGQNKGPRAGYFIHSLGKEFMMKRLDEAIKR